In Cynocephalus volans isolate mCynVol1 chromosome 3, mCynVol1.pri, whole genome shotgun sequence, one DNA window encodes the following:
- the BRAT1 gene encoding BRCA1-associated ATM activator 1 has product MDPECSRLLPALCAVLADPRQPVVDDTCLEKLLDWFKTVTEAESSLLLLQENPCLVELLSHVLKLQDVSSRVLSFSLRLAGIFAAQENCFQYLQQGELLPGLFGEAGPLSRAAWAVPTVRSGWIQGLCSLAQHPSALHFLADHGAVDTIFSLQGDSSLFVASAASQLLVHILALSMCSRAKGHSGPVGGDWPACAQKIVGHIEESLHSATTPQVTQALNVLTTTFGRCHNPWTEALWTRLNPLVACLLERDPIPAAHSLVDFLLSVVRAPVFSSSDCGLWETVARTLSCLSPTQAGPLAVGILKLQHCPQELRAQAFGVLLQPLDCVLKAMAQAPGLPGLLDGAAGDSMMEDTLLSSKSACVGLLCRTLAHLEELQPLPQRPLPWPQAPLLGAAVTILRFCDGSAVPASSMGNHLCGTLAGCVRVQRAALDFLGMLSQGTSPQELVTQVFAVLMEYLKSPDSSPTVLKKAFQATLRWLLSSAKTAGCSDLSPHTVLVLRELFPVLQKRLCSPCWEVRDSALEFLTHLSRNWGGQADFRHALLGSEVPKLAWQLLQDPEGYVRASAVTAMGQLSSRGLHASPTSPEHPEAQQGLLSKFLHILSEDSEGFPRRAVMQVFTEWLRDSHADVAHDTEQFVATVLQVVSQDLDWEVRAQGLELALVFLAQILGQPDPHCPYAVALPKAAPPGLLTEVLWTLCRVRLFEFAFRALFDCDRPVAQKSCDLLLFLRDKTAPCSHPQEAGGSPDSASMEATLQRWRAGEQGQPLGDLEPEAVLAILGSIDLEGLQGMLAESSDHMERSPQSLLQDMLATVHVLEENEADCY; this is encoded by the exons ATGGACCCCGAGTGCTCTCGGCTACTCCCGGCTCTCTGTGCCGTTCTGGCAGATCCCAGGCAACCTGTGGTGGATGACACCTGTCTGGAGAAGCTGCTGGACTGGTTTAAAACGGTAACTGAAGCAG AGTCCAGTCTCTTGCTGCTACAGGAGAATCCCTGCCTGGTTGAGCTGCTTTCCCATGTGCTGAAACTCCAGGACGTGAGTTCCAGGGTCCTCTCCTTTTCACTCCGCCTTGCAGGGATATTTGCAGCCCAGGAAAACTGCTTCCAGTATCTACAG CAGGGGGAGTTGCTGCCAGGACTGTTTGGAGAGGCAGGACCCCTCAGCCGAGCAGCCTGGGCTGTCCCCACTGTACGCAGCGGCTGGATCCAGGGCCTGTGTTCCTTGGCACAGCACCCCAGCGCCCTGCACTTCCTGGCTGACCATG GTGCTGTTgacaccatcttctccctgcaGGGAGATTCCAGCCTGTTTGTGGCCTCGGCTGCCAGTCAGCTCCTGGTGCACATTCTGGCCTTGTCAATGTGCAGTAGAGCCAAGGGGCATTCTGGTCCAGTGGGTGGTGACTGGCCCGCATGTGCCCAGAAGATCGTGGGTCACATTGAGGAGTCCTTGCACTCCGCAACCACCCCACAGGTCACTCAGGCCCTGAACGTCCTGACCACCACATTTGGGCGCTGCCATAACCCTTGGACAGAAGCCCTCTGGACACGGCTCAATCCTCTTGTGGCCTGTCTGCTTGAGAGAGACCCCATCCCAGCTGCACACTCGCTTGTGGATTTCCTGCTCAGCGTGGTCCG TGCCCCTGTGTTCAGTTCTTCAGACTGCGGCCTGTGGGAGACAGTGGCACGGACTCTGAGCTGCCTGAGCCCCACACAAGCAGGACCTCTGGCTGTAGGGATCCTGAAACTCCAGCACTG CCCACAGGAATTGAGGGCCCAGGCCTTTGGggtcctcctccagcccctggacTGTGTCCTGAAAGCCATGGCTCAGGCCCCTGGACTTCCAG GCTTGCTGGATGGGGCTGCAGGTGACTCCATGATGGAGGACACACTCCTGTCCTCCAAGTCAGCCTGCGTGGGCCTCCTATGCCGGACCCTGGCtcacctggaggagctgcagcCGCTG CCCCAGCGCCCCTTGCCCTGGCCCCAGGCACCCCTGCTTGGAGCTGCAGTGACAATATTGCGATTCTGTGATGGCTCGGCAGTCCCTGCATCCAGCATGGGGAACCACCTCTGTGGGACCCTGGCAGGCTGTGTCCGGGTCCAGCGAGCAGCCCTCGACTTCCTGGGGATGCTGTCTCAGGGGACAA GCCCCCAAGAGTTGGTGACTCAGGTGTTTGCTGTCCTCATGGAGTACCTCAAGAGCCCTGACTCCAGCCCAACG GTTCTGAAGAAGGCCTTCCAGGCCACGCTCCGGTGGCTCCTGAGCTCAGCCAAGACCGCTGGCTGCTCTGACCTCAGCCCCCACACTGTTCTGGTCCTCAGAG agctgtTTCCTGTGCTGCAGAAACGCTTGTGCAGCCCCTGCTGGGAGGTGAGGGACTCCGCCCTCGAGTTCCTGACTCATCTGAGCAGAAACTGGGGAG GGCAGGCCGACTTCAGACATGCCCTCCTCGGTTCAGAGGTGCCCAAACTGGCCTGGCAGCTCCTCCAAGATCCTGAGGGTTACGTCCGAGCAAGTGCAGTGACCGCCATGGGGCAGCTCTCTAGCCGGGGCCTGCATGCCTCCCCCACCAGCCCTGAGCACCCAGAGGCCCAGCAG GGCCTGCTCTCCAAGTTCCTGCACATCCTCTCTGAAGACTCAGAGGGCTTCCCTCGGAGGGCTGTCATGCAGGTCTTCACCGAGTGGCTGAGGGACAGTCATGCTGATGTGGCCCATGACACTGAGCAGTTTGTGGCCACAGTGCTCCAGGTGGTGAGCCAGGACCTGGACTGGGAGGTCCGGGCCCAGGGCCTGGAGCTGGCACTGGTATTCTTGGCCCAGATCCTGGGCCAGCCAGACCCCCATTGTCCCTACGCTGTGGCCCTACCCAAGGCAGCCCCGCCTGGCCTGCTCACCGAGGTGCTGTGGACTCTCTGCCGGGTGCGGCTCTTTGAGTTTGCCTTCCGTGCCTTGTTTGACTGTGACCGACCCGTGGCCCAAAAGTCCTGtgacctcctcctcttcctgaggGACAAAACTGCTCCATGTAGTCACCCACAGGAAGCTGGGGGCAGCCCTGACTCGGCCTCCATGGAGGCCACCCTGCAGAGGTGGCGGGCAGGTGAGCAGGGCCAGCCCCTGGGGGACCTGGAGCCCGAAGCAGTGCTGGCCATCCTGGGGTCAATAGACCTGGAAGGCCTTCAGGGCATGTTGGCCGAAAGCAGTGACCACATGGAGAGGAGCCCCCAGTCCCTCCTGCAGGACATGCTGGCCACAGTGCATGTCCTGGAGGAGAATGAGGCCGACTGTTACTGA